A single region of the Natronorubrum daqingense genome encodes:
- a CDS encoding lipid II:glycine glycyltransferase FemX — MAIEVTTLDPRTDADEWNRYVERSAGTNPFFRAEALRLQADDTGSDVHLLAGFKGQESVGLFPVFEYAKGPITGVFSPAPHSWSCYLGPAMVNVDKLKQRKADRRTKRFLDGCLEWIDREISPLYTKFVASAEFDDVRPFIWNGYDVKPGYTYIVDLEGSEEDLLNRFSSDARSNVRNADEDAYVIEEGTNDDVERIVEQVANRYESQGQSFRLTPEFARSVHEQLPDGAIRPYVCRVDGEFLGGILIAESKTTRYRWQGGVKPDTEVDLPINDLLDWHAMRDGLRDGLETYDLVGAGVPSINRYKAKFNPRLETHYEITSGAFGVDFLVDQYQKHR, encoded by the coding sequence GGAAGCGCTCCGACTACAGGCGGATGACACGGGATCCGACGTCCACCTGCTGGCCGGATTCAAAGGCCAGGAATCCGTCGGACTGTTTCCGGTCTTCGAATACGCGAAGGGGCCGATTACCGGCGTCTTCTCGCCAGCACCGCACTCGTGGTCGTGTTATCTCGGCCCGGCGATGGTCAACGTCGACAAGCTCAAACAGCGAAAGGCCGACCGACGAACGAAACGGTTTCTCGACGGCTGTCTCGAGTGGATCGATCGCGAGATTTCACCGCTGTACACGAAGTTCGTCGCCTCGGCGGAGTTCGACGACGTTCGGCCGTTCATCTGGAACGGCTACGACGTGAAACCGGGGTACACGTACATCGTCGACCTCGAGGGATCCGAGGAGGACCTGTTGAATCGCTTCAGCAGTGACGCGCGAAGCAACGTGCGCAACGCCGACGAAGACGCCTACGTGATCGAGGAAGGAACGAACGACGACGTCGAGCGGATCGTCGAACAGGTTGCGAATCGGTACGAAAGCCAGGGCCAGTCGTTCAGACTCACCCCGGAGTTCGCCCGCTCGGTTCACGAGCAACTCCCCGACGGCGCGATTCGGCCCTACGTCTGTCGCGTCGACGGCGAGTTCCTCGGCGGGATTCTCATCGCCGAATCGAAGACGACCCGCTATCGCTGGCAAGGGGGCGTCAAGCCCGACACCGAGGTCGACTTGCCGATCAACGACCTCCTGGATTGGCACGCGATGCGAGACGGCCTTCGGGACGGCCTCGAGACGTACGATCTCGTCGGGGCCGGCGTTCCGAGCATCAATCGCTACAAGGCGAAGTTCAACCCACGACTCGAGACGCACTACGAAATTACGTCGGGAGCGTTCGGGGTGGACTTCCTCGTCGATCAGTATCAAAAACACCGCTAA